One genomic segment of Streptomyces sp. NBC_00239 includes these proteins:
- a CDS encoding PIG-L deacetylase family protein, producing the protein MTDQLEPMPADWQRALAVVAHPDDLEYGCAAAIADWTDAGREVVYVLATRGEAGIDTIDPDACAPLREEEQRASAAVAGVGTVEFLDHRDGVIEYGLDLRRDIAAAIRRHRPELVVTLNHRDTWGPGPGGGWNTPDHRAVGRATLDAAGDAGNRWIFPELTERGLEPWNGVRWVAIANSPTPTHASEVTAGGLDRAVQSLLAHRAYIEVLTDQDPEEYCRTFLTGNVERTAARFGGRPAVPFELFPR; encoded by the coding sequence ATGACCGACCAGCTGGAACCCATGCCCGCCGACTGGCAGCGAGCCCTCGCCGTCGTCGCCCACCCCGACGACCTCGAATACGGCTGCGCCGCGGCCATCGCCGACTGGACCGACGCCGGCCGCGAGGTCGTCTACGTCCTGGCCACCCGCGGCGAGGCCGGCATCGACACGATCGACCCCGACGCCTGCGCCCCGCTGCGCGAGGAGGAGCAGCGGGCGAGCGCGGCCGTGGCCGGCGTCGGCACCGTCGAATTCCTCGACCACCGGGACGGTGTCATCGAGTACGGGCTGGACCTGCGCCGCGACATCGCCGCCGCGATCCGCCGGCACCGCCCCGAGCTGGTCGTCACCCTCAACCACCGTGACACCTGGGGGCCCGGCCCCGGCGGCGGCTGGAACACCCCCGACCACCGGGCCGTGGGCCGGGCCACCCTCGACGCCGCAGGCGACGCGGGCAACCGCTGGATCTTCCCCGAGCTGACGGAGCGGGGCCTGGAGCCCTGGAACGGCGTGCGCTGGGTCGCCATCGCCAACTCGCCCACACCGACGCACGCTTCCGAGGTCACCGCCGGCGGCCTGGACCGCGCGGTGCAGTCCCTGCTGGCGCACCGGGCGTACATCGAGGTGCTCACCGACCAGGATCCGGAGGAGTACTGCCGCACCTTCCTGACCGGCAACGTGGAGCGGACCGCGGCCCGGTTCGGCGGCCGGCCCGCGGTCCCCTTCGAGCTCTTCCCCCGCTGA